A stretch of bacterium DNA encodes these proteins:
- the dnaB gene encoding replicative DNA helicase gives MMRPPLDKVPPQSLDAEMCTLGSMLIDRVAIDKVAETLNADDFYREIHRHVYDAIVSLHERDEAVDMVTVKEELIRRDLLSTIGGVDYLAQLMESVPSAANAEYYASIVEEKAILRRLQSAAHRIVQMSENEEEGINDILGKAEQCVFDVGQRRMGSYFTPIKPLVSEMIDKLEQLYLAGKPVIGLPSGFEQLDRMTSGLQPSDLIILAARPSMGKTSLCLSMAQHAALREEKTVALFSLEMSKEQLVQRMLSAEANIGGTKLRTGSLKDDDWQRLSAACEKLHKAKIWIDDAADISSLEMRAKCRRLKAEAGLDLIVVDYLQLMRGSRRTENRTQEISEIARSLKALAKELRVPVLALSQLSRAVEHRDNKRPMLSDLRESGSIEAEADIVMFIYREEYYKRRDAGDDDPTPSETPGGIRTEEAEIIISKQRNGPVGTIKLAFQPDYARFRNLASD, from the coding sequence ATGATGCGACCGCCTCTTGATAAGGTGCCGCCTCAGAGCTTAGATGCCGAAATGTGCACGCTGGGCTCCATGCTTATTGATCGTGTGGCAATCGACAAGGTTGCCGAAACATTAAACGCGGACGATTTCTACCGAGAGATCCATCGCCATGTTTATGATGCAATCGTATCTTTGCATGAGCGAGATGAAGCCGTCGATATGGTTACGGTCAAAGAAGAATTAATCCGCCGAGACCTGCTTAGCACAATCGGTGGCGTTGATTACCTCGCTCAACTCATGGAAAGCGTTCCTTCAGCAGCAAATGCCGAATATTACGCCAGCATCGTTGAAGAGAAAGCCATCCTTCGCCGCCTCCAAAGCGCCGCCCACCGTATTGTCCAAATGTCCGAAAACGAAGAAGAGGGCATCAATGACATTCTTGGCAAGGCCGAACAGTGTGTTTTTGATGTTGGACAACGGCGCATGGGCTCGTATTTTACGCCCATCAAGCCGCTAGTCAGCGAAATGATCGACAAGCTCGAACAGCTTTATCTTGCAGGCAAACCTGTCATAGGTCTGCCGAGTGGGTTCGAACAACTGGACAGAATGACTTCAGGCTTGCAACCTTCCGATTTGATTATTCTTGCGGCTCGACCGTCAATGGGTAAAACCAGCCTCTGCCTCAGCATGGCTCAACATGCAGCCCTACGAGAAGAAAAGACCGTCGCTTTATTCAGCTTAGAAATGTCTAAGGAACAGCTCGTTCAACGCATGCTGTCAGCGGAAGCTAATATTGGGGGCACCAAGCTTCGAACAGGTTCTCTTAAGGATGATGATTGGCAAAGGCTTAGCGCCGCATGTGAAAAGTTGCATAAGGCAAAGATTTGGATTGATGATGCTGCTGATATTTCATCTTTAGAGATGAGGGCAAAATGCCGTCGTTTAAAAGCGGAAGCCGGTCTTGATTTAATCGTCGTTGACTATCTCCAGTTAATGCGAGGCAGTCGCCGAACGGAAAACCGAACCCAAGAAATCTCTGAAATTGCCAGGTCATTAAAAGCGCTTGCCAAAGAACTCCGCGTGCCTGTTCTTGCTTTATCTCAGTTAAGCCGCGCAGTCGAACATCGCGACAATAAACGCCCAATGTTAAGCGACCTTCGTGAATCAGGTTCAATTGAAGCTGAAGCTGACATCGTTATGTTCATTTATCGCGAAGAATATTATAAACGAAGGGATGCCGGCGACGATGATCCGACCCCAAGTGAAACCCCAGGGGGAATTAGGACAGAAGAAGCCGAAATCATCATTTCCAAACAACGAAACGGCCCAGTAGGAACCATAAAACTAGCCTTCCAACCCGACTACGCCCGATTCCGCAATCTTGCGTCTGATTAA